The following is a genomic window from Calliphora vicina chromosome 5, idCalVici1.1, whole genome shotgun sequence.
attaaatatttttcttctttttttagaaaaataaattttttttttaaatatttgggtatattttgaatatatacaaaaattttattattgaaatgcaacaatttttttaagatttttgtggTATAGAGGTGTAATAATCGTACTGTGGTGGGTCATAAGCCGGAGCGGTTTCATATTGAACCCCTCCAATAATCTGTCCAGGCTTTTCCTCATTCTTGCGACGAATATCTCTCCACAAAGTATAAATGGGCCATAAAATTAGAGCTTCAATGCCTATAAAGAAATAacagatttaaatattttaatcatattttaaaaccaaaggttttcaaacataaaatttttggattttttcaaacTGTTAATTTAGTATTCAATAATCAAGCCAGTGCAATTGAAAAGAACATAAGAATAAgttgttatttgtattttctgAAGCTGTTATCCGATGGATAatccaaaatcaaaataaataaaagaaaatttaacaaaaagacCTCGAGGTTGATTATTGAATATTGAATTTAGTTTTTCGTTTTtcgttttggtttgttttttaaaaaaaagatgttTCTCTTACCAACTCCCAAGACACCGGATACGAATGAAACGAGTACTGTCGAAAATGCATGGCCCTTTACAAAACCTAATATTACGATTAATATTACTCGTCCACAGTCACAGACAAAGCCAATACCACTAAGAACCAGCCAAGGCACCATCAACTTGTGACGtctctataaaaatgttttaaaaacgtTAAAACTTACTTACATATCATTTTGTgttaagctggccacacacggatgATTTGTGAGTCcgatttgttcgtgttcgacgTCTTGTTACTTGTTAGTAGGGCTGTACACgaacaaaatcacaagtaattgaaaattttcaatcacaaatcaggcgaacaaatcattccgtgtgtggccagctttagCGGCAAGAGAAAGTCATAACTCAAAAGACACGATTACGGGTAAAATGGCGTTTTGATATTTTAAGTTGTACTGTAATCATTTCAAaagttttacaagttttttaattatgttatgGTCACtgcaattatttatatgattacggtagccataatatggtaaatttaAGATTCACATTGTTATCGTAAGCATATATataattgtagtaaataaatatatatttatgacaatcatgttcatgatgaataAGCCAAGAACAATATAATTTGGCAAAtatttcatcataaaaatggatgtcaCAATCATacatatgattgctacaatcatctGAATCATAACTTTAAtgtattatggttaccgcatgTATTATGGTATTATGGTTACAGTAAAACACCACTGAAAGTTGGAAATCGGAGGACAatatgatttttgtatataataaaacaaaatctccACTCTTAAATATATAGTCACCTGAAATGCAATAGGgcgtaacaaccaaaaaaatcaaaatttagtttttaatggaTATTGGTACAGCGCATCAAAATAACgtatttattaaagaaagaaaatcatatttgcaatctcaacacttttaattttatttagtgtTTTGTCTCttctgtaaatttttaaaaagtgatgttaggcccttttgcattttagatgaCGATATGTTTCTTAAAACCGTAAAAACATtagttttattcaattttaaagtaaaacaatGGATTTTCTAAATATTGAGTTATGACCTTCGTGTTGCAAATGAGCGATATCAATATTATTTACCTGTACAATGCCCATTATAAGGACACCACTTATAACGACCATAACTAAACATGCGGCCAATACGGTGCTCATTAAGACAGTGCCTAGTTCtattaaataattcatcaaagaaaattttaaatacaaatataattacattaatataaatatctttattttgtttaaactagtgggaatttgtttaacatttgttttaaagggaaataatataaaataattcaaatacaattattccgcaaaattttcaatcccgggaaattgtgcgagaatttccgggaattattttccttagctttatgtgatgtttttttttgaacttgactttctctaaaagatgcttaaagctcaaaaacaaatacagaagattcatacaacaaaaaagatttaacccaaataaaccaataacaagttcattattcaaaatattacaaaaactcgagaatgttcagggctgtcacagaattctattcctatcgaaagtggaattattttagtatttttcctttttcacaaagagtaaaatgaaaatttttggaataaaacaaaagttttaattaacatatttactttatttttgatttaataagcaaaacatcgccaattcaaaactaaaaaaaataaaatatttatttttgcgaattaacagaattaattggaatctaacgaGGGTAATTAACTagaaattgaagccattccgatacaaatgTCAAATGGTGACAAAATTAGAAATAgagtcagtttatctctttatattaaatacatttaaaaccaaagatattttttaggtttttaacGAAGTCAacattcttaaattttaataatttgttctagacGGGAAATGGaaaagtgcgggaaaagaaaaactctaaatACAAGGCTTCAAGAcagatttgaaatttgttctacatGGGCCAGacttagaaaatatataatattaaaggTAAAAATTCAGCTTCAAAGACTATTTCCATATACC
Proteins encoded in this region:
- the LOC135960904 gene encoding uncharacterized protein LOC135960904, yielding MKCWSRSTLGVIIGILNILLYICVAVIMIAMLQTLQTHFDDMERSNTTPEQKEKLDELGTVLMSTVLAACLVMVVISGVLIMGIVQRRHKLMVPWLVLSGIGFVCDCGRVILIVILGFVKGHAFSTVLVSFVSGVLGVGIEALILWPIYTLWRDIRRKNEEKPGQIIGGVQYETAPAYDPPQYDYYTSIPQKS